From one Bacteroides intestinalis DSM 17393 genomic stretch:
- the frr gene encoding ribosome recycling factor — translation MRDVKDILDEAQEKMDMAVMYLEEALAHIRAGKADVRLLDGIRVDSYGSMVPINNVAAVNTPDARSIAIKPWDKSMFRVIEKAIIDSSLGIMPENNGEIIRIGIPPLTEERRRQLAKQCKGEGETAKVSVRNARRDAIDALKKSVKDGLAEDAQKGGEEKLQKIHDKYIKQIDDMLIAKDKEIMTV, via the coding sequence ATGAGAGACGTAAAAGACATCTTAGATGAAGCGCAAGAGAAAATGGATATGGCCGTTATGTATCTGGAGGAAGCATTGGCTCACATCCGCGCCGGAAAGGCAGACGTTCGTTTGCTGGATGGTATCCGTGTGGATTCTTACGGAAGCATGGTTCCTATCAACAATGTAGCTGCCGTAAATACTCCGGATGCCCGTAGTATCGCCATTAAGCCGTGGGACAAAAGCATGTTCCGGGTAATTGAGAAAGCAATCATTGACTCCAGTCTCGGCATTATGCCCGAAAATAACGGTGAGATTATCCGTATCGGTATTCCACCGCTTACAGAAGAACGCCGTAGACAGCTCGCCAAACAATGTAAAGGTGAAGGTGAAACTGCTAAAGTGAGTGTGCGTAATGCTCGCCGTGATGCTATCGATGCTTTGAAGAAATCCGTTAAAGACGGTCTGGCAGAAGATGCACAAAAGGGTGGTGAAGAAAAATTGCAAAAGATTCACGATAAGTATATCAAACAGATCGATGATATGCTGATTGCAAAGGATAAAGAAATTATGACCGTATAA
- a CDS encoding tetratricopeptide repeat protein encodes MRTLTLLFSFMVAFPFVLSAQSAGELLQKVSAALSEGQDDYAVSLFRQSVKAGADQTEMFYWTQVEKNSAVAPRLVNELATYYKHKRNYDKAYLFYREFLQYHSDDVPALVSCAEMEMMRGKEKDAVKTYEKVLILDANNLQANIFLGNYFYLQAEREKKKLEDDYKKITSPTRMQYARYRNGLSDVYSNGYAKAKDYLQRVLQLFPSTEAGNTLEKIKKLEVEIK; translated from the coding sequence ATGAGAACCTTAACTTTACTATTTTCATTCATGGTTGCTTTCCCTTTTGTGCTCTCAGCACAATCAGCCGGGGAGTTGCTTCAAAAGGTGTCTGCTGCCTTATCTGAGGGGCAGGATGACTATGCGGTGAGTCTGTTTCGCCAGTCGGTAAAGGCTGGGGCAGATCAGACTGAGATGTTTTATTGGACTCAGGTGGAAAAAAACAGCGCTGTAGCTCCGCGTTTGGTAAATGAGTTGGCAACCTATTACAAACATAAGCGGAATTATGACAAAGCTTATTTGTTTTATAGAGAATTTCTGCAGTATCATTCAGACGATGTTCCTGCTCTTGTATCGTGTGCCGAAATGGAGATGATGCGGGGTAAAGAAAAAGATGCTGTAAAAACTTATGAGAAGGTATTGATACTTGATGCTAATAATTTGCAAGCTAATATTTTTCTGGGAAATTATTTCTATTTACAGGCAGAACGTGAAAAGAAAAAGTTGGAAGATGATTATAAGAAGATAACTTCTCCTACACGAATGCAATATGCCCGTTATCGTAATGGACTTTCTGATGTCTATTCTAACGGTTATGCCAAGGCAAAAGATTATTTGCAGCGGGTGTTGCAGTTGTTTCCTTCAACGGAGGCAGGAAATACTTTGGAAAAGATTAAGAAGTTAGAAGTGGAAATCAAATGA
- a CDS encoding 6-bladed beta-propeller has product MKKLLLFLIMPFFTACTPSAPKMQTVYEINIDSISEALPELAQIKYVPLETTDSSLIGNIDKILYQNNKYYILDKVEKKILVFDRKGKAMQIIHKVGQGPGEYLEPSDIDIDKEGNIYVYDWATQSIITYKNGKPENYEILKIGQYFLDFAMTDKYIFLSNILQENSFKISLALWDKKKNEMRILKNNERIEGNKLAYRANHYFYRSANIVTYYERFYPYIYQIDNDSIKYFTNLLTKKIPTKDEVEQWSQGTPSEQFMKSMQYVGDISACYETEKYIFITIQGMPPGYGIINKENNQTYYMPTHKYKNMPNGGAIATTGKEFISYMIPTEDNIQQILSSVTDTEKQLQIKSLDEESNPILVLFSYK; this is encoded by the coding sequence ATGAAAAAACTATTACTCTTCCTTATTATGCCATTTTTTACTGCATGCACACCTTCTGCACCAAAAATGCAAACTGTATATGAGATAAATATAGATTCCATATCGGAAGCACTACCTGAATTAGCTCAAATAAAATATGTTCCATTAGAAACAACCGATAGTTCATTGATAGGTAATATAGACAAGATATTGTATCAAAATAACAAATACTATATATTGGACAAAGTTGAAAAAAAGATACTAGTTTTTGATAGAAAGGGAAAAGCCATGCAAATTATCCATAAAGTGGGTCAAGGTCCTGGTGAATATCTTGAACCATCTGACATAGATATTGACAAGGAAGGTAATATTTACGTATACGACTGGGCTACCCAAAGTATAATAACATACAAAAATGGGAAACCGGAAAATTATGAAATATTAAAGATCGGACAATATTTCCTGGATTTTGCTATGACAGATAAATACATTTTTCTAAGCAATATACTGCAAGAGAATAGTTTCAAAATAAGTTTAGCACTCTGGGATAAAAAAAAGAATGAGATGAGAATTCTGAAAAACAATGAGCGCATTGAAGGCAACAAGCTGGCCTATAGAGCAAACCATTACTTCTATCGTTCAGCAAATATCGTAACTTATTATGAACGATTTTACCCATATATCTATCAGATAGACAATGACTCTATAAAATACTTCACAAACTTACTTACAAAGAAAATCCCGACAAAAGATGAAGTGGAACAATGGAGCCAAGGTACACCTAGTGAGCAATTTATGAAATCCATGCAATATGTAGGTGATATATCCGCATGTTATGAAACAGAGAAATACATATTTATAACAATCCAAGGCATGCCTCCCGGATATGGAATAATCAATAAAGAAAACAATCAAACGTATTATATGCCTACTCATAAATACAAAAACATGCCTAATGGTGGTGCCATTGCCACTACCGGAAAAGAATTCATCTCATATATGATACCGACAGAAGATAATATCCAACAGATTTTATCATCTGTCACAGATACCGAAAAGCAGTTACAAATAAAGAGTCTGGACGAAGAAAGCAATCCAATATTAGTTTTATTCAGCTATAAATAG
- a CDS encoding IS1182 family transposase: MAKLHFRPYIPNQTVLFPQRIDENIASNDPVRIVNTVVDTLHLEGFNKLYKETGRCPYHPKMMLKVIIYAYMNNIYSCRKIEKLLLRDIHYIWLAGNEHPDFITINRFRNRVKEEINNVFTQLVLVLADKGFISLEVEYIDGTKIESKANKYTFVWRKSVEKHRTKLLDKIRILLEQVDEAIAQENSVKDTPAQFTPAMLSDIVDELKEVLEHQPATKDKEQKKALREKKKQLKELEGYRDKLMEYDNHLDTLGERNSYSKTDPDATFMRMKEDAMKNGQTKPGYNLQIGTENQFLIDFRLFPNPTDTLTLIPFFHSFQHRYNRLPAVGVADSGYGSEENYRFMQENGIEAFVKYNFFHKEQRPRYTPNPFHAESLHYNTEEDYYVCPMGQRMNRIGTRRDKTASGYITESARYKAQNCEGCPLRGSCFKAQGNRIIEVNHRLNQYKRQAREKLLSEEGIKHRGRRCIEPEAVFGQMKYNMAYRRFRHKGEDKVTMDFAFFAIAFNIKKMCAKLLKAGKGGTARIICILIRTIMTQYTRNIAAYYQISEKRVA, encoded by the coding sequence ATGGCAAAGTTACATTTTCGTCCTTACATTCCCAACCAAACCGTTCTTTTTCCTCAAAGAATTGATGAAAACATTGCGTCGAACGACCCGGTTCGCATAGTTAACACAGTTGTTGATACTCTCCATCTTGAAGGTTTCAATAAACTTTATAAAGAAACCGGCCGCTGTCCTTATCATCCTAAAATGATGCTTAAGGTAATTATCTACGCCTACATGAATAATATCTATTCGTGCCGTAAAATAGAGAAGCTTCTCTTGCGTGACATTCATTATATCTGGCTTGCCGGTAATGAGCATCCGGATTTTATCACCATCAATCGTTTTCGTAACCGTGTAAAGGAGGAGATAAATAATGTATTCACCCAGTTAGTTCTTGTCCTTGCCGACAAAGGTTTCATCAGTCTTGAGGTGGAGTATATCGACGGCACTAAGATTGAATCCAAAGCCAACAAATATACTTTTGTCTGGCGCAAGAGTGTTGAAAAGCACCGCACGAAGTTGCTGGACAAGATTCGTATCCTTCTGGAACAGGTGGACGAAGCCATTGCACAAGAGAACTCCGTAAAAGACACACCCGCCCAATTCACTCCCGCCATGCTCTCTGACATAGTGGATGAACTTAAAGAAGTCCTAGAACACCAGCCTGCGACAAAGGATAAGGAACAAAAGAAAGCCCTGCGCGAAAAGAAGAAACAGCTCAAGGAACTTGAAGGGTATCGTGACAAGCTGATGGAATACGACAATCATCTTGACACTCTTGGAGAACGTAATTCCTATTCCAAGACTGATCCTGATGCCACATTCATGCGTATGAAAGAAGACGCCATGAAGAACGGGCAGACCAAGCCCGGATATAATTTGCAAATAGGTACTGAAAACCAATTTCTCATAGACTTCCGACTGTTTCCCAACCCTACCGATACACTGACGCTCATTCCTTTCTTCCACTCCTTCCAACATCGCTATAACCGCTTACCCGCTGTCGGGGTGGCAGACTCCGGTTACGGCTCAGAAGAAAATTACCGGTTCATGCAGGAGAACGGGATAGAAGCCTTTGTCAAGTATAACTTCTTCCATAAAGAACAGCGTCCCCGTTATACTCCCAATCCGTTCCATGCGGAAAGTCTCCATTACAATACAGAAGAGGATTATTACGTTTGCCCTATGGGGCAGCGCATGAACCGTATAGGGACCAGACGTGACAAAACTGCAAGCGGATACATCACCGAAAGTGCACGTTATAAAGCACAAAATTGCGAGGGTTGTCCTTTGCGTGGCAGTTGCTTTAAAGCCCAGGGAAATCGTATTATAGAAGTCAATCACCGGTTAAACCAATACAAACGGCAGGCACGGGAAAAATTGCTCTCAGAGGAAGGTATCAAGCATAGAGGCAGGAGGTGTATAGAACCGGAAGCTGTGTTTGGACAAATGAAATACAACATGGCATACCGCCGGTTCAGACATAAAGGAGAAGACAAGGTTACGATGGACTTTGCTTTCTTTGCTATAGCTTTTAATATCAAAAAAATGTGTGCTAAACTACTAAAAGCAGGAAAGGGAGGGACTGCACGCATTATATGTATTCTTATCAGAACAATTATGACGCAATATACGAGGAATATAGCCGCGTATTACCAAATTAGTGAAAAAAGAGTCGCATAG
- a CDS encoding MATE family efflux transporter, with the protein MIAQTPNIINKRILQIAVPSIISNITVPLLGLIDVTIVGHLGSAAYIGAIAVGGMLFNIIYWIFGFLRMGTSGMTSQAYGKHDMDEVIRLLLRSVGVGLLIAIILVALQYPIRKLAFTFIQTTEEVDLLATLYFQICIWGAPAMLGLYGFAGWFIGMQNSRFPMYIAITQNIVNIAASLCFVYLFHMKVAGVALGTLTAQYAGFFMALLLWRRYYGKLKERIAWQEILKKEAMLRFFQVNRDIFLRTLCLVIVTLFFTSAGAAQGEVVLAVNTLLMQLFTLFSYIMDGFAYSGEALVGKYIGADNRPALHRTVCQLFIWGIGLSTGFTLLYFFGGKAFLSLLTNEVSVSREAGNYFYWVLAIPFAGFAAFLWDGIFIGATATRQMFYAMLAASAGFFLVYYSLHEWMGNHALWLAFIVYLSLRGIVQAVLSRKILYQS; encoded by the coding sequence ATGATTGCTCAAACTCCGAATATTATCAATAAAAGAATACTTCAGATAGCTGTACCTTCGATCATTTCGAATATCACAGTCCCACTATTGGGACTGATTGATGTGACAATCGTAGGCCATCTGGGATCTGCAGCGTATATCGGAGCTATTGCCGTGGGCGGAATGCTATTCAACATCATCTACTGGATCTTTGGATTCTTAAGAATGGGAACCAGCGGAATGACGTCACAAGCATACGGCAAACACGATATGGACGAAGTTATCCGACTTTTGTTACGATCCGTTGGAGTAGGATTGCTCATTGCCATTATTCTGGTGGCTTTACAATATCCCATCCGTAAACTGGCATTTACTTTTATACAAACTACAGAGGAAGTAGACCTGTTGGCTACACTCTATTTCCAAATTTGTATTTGGGGAGCTCCTGCCATGCTGGGACTTTACGGTTTTGCCGGTTGGTTCATTGGCATGCAGAATTCGCGTTTCCCGATGTACATTGCCATTACACAAAACATTGTGAACATCGCTGCAAGCCTTTGCTTTGTCTATTTGTTCCACATGAAAGTTGCCGGGGTAGCCCTGGGGACACTTACAGCCCAGTATGCAGGATTCTTTATGGCATTATTATTATGGAGGCGATATTATGGCAAATTGAAAGAACGTATTGCCTGGCAGGAGATATTGAAAAAAGAAGCTATGCTACGTTTCTTTCAGGTGAACCGGGACATTTTCCTACGAACCCTCTGCCTGGTTATTGTCACTCTGTTCTTTACCTCCGCCGGAGCAGCACAGGGAGAGGTTGTATTGGCAGTCAACACTTTGCTAATGCAGCTATTTACTCTTTTTTCTTATATAATGGATGGCTTTGCTTATTCAGGTGAAGCGTTGGTTGGTAAATATATCGGTGCGGACAACCGCCCGGCATTGCATCGTACCGTTTGCCAGCTCTTTATCTGGGGAATCGGACTTTCTACAGGCTTCACATTACTTTATTTCTTTGGCGGCAAGGCATTCCTAAGTTTGCTTACTAATGAAGTTTCTGTTAGCCGGGAAGCTGGAAATTACTTTTATTGGGTATTGGCTATCCCATTTGCAGGCTTTGCCGCTTTCCTATGGGACGGAATATTTATCGGAGCCACTGCCACTCGGCAAATGTTTTATGCAATGCTGGCAGCCTCAGCCGGTTTCTTCCTCGTTTATTACTCCTTACACGAGTGGATGGGAAATCATGCCCTTTGGCTGGCTTTCATCGTCTACTTATCTCTGCGCGGCATCGTACAGGCAGTTTTAAGTAGAAAAATTTTGTACCAAAGTTAA
- the rsgA gene encoding ribosome small subunit-dependent GTPase A has protein sequence MRGLVIKNTGSWYLVKTDEGKCVECKIKGNFRLKGIRSTNPVAVGDYVQIILNPEGTAFIKEIEDRKNYIIRRASNLSKQSHILAANLDQSMLIVTVNYPETSTTFIDRFLASAEAYRVPVKIIFNKTDAYDEDELHYLDGLINLYTTIGYPCFKVSAKTGEGIEQIQEELKGRVTLFSGHSGVGKSTLINAILPDQEVKTGEISIYHNKGMHTTTFSEMFPVPGDGYIIDTPGIKGFGTFDMEEEEIGHYFPEIFKFSADCRYGNCTHRQEPGCAVREAVKEHYISESRYSSYLNMLEDKEEGKYRAAY, from the coding sequence TTGAGGGGACTGGTAATAAAAAATACAGGTAGTTGGTATTTGGTAAAGACCGACGAGGGGAAATGTGTGGAGTGTAAAATCAAAGGTAACTTCCGTCTCAAAGGCATACGCAGTACCAATCCGGTAGCTGTGGGAGATTATGTGCAAATTATCTTGAATCCGGAAGGAACTGCTTTCATCAAGGAAATAGAAGACCGGAAAAACTACATTATCCGAAGAGCTTCCAATCTTTCTAAACAATCGCATATCCTTGCTGCCAACCTTGACCAAAGCATGCTTATTGTTACGGTCAATTATCCGGAAACCTCCACTACTTTCATCGACCGCTTTCTGGCTTCTGCTGAGGCATACCGCGTACCCGTTAAGATAATCTTTAATAAAACAGATGCTTATGATGAGGATGAGCTTCACTATCTGGACGGACTTATCAATCTCTATACTACCATCGGCTATCCCTGTTTTAAAGTTTCGGCCAAAACAGGTGAGGGTATAGAACAAATTCAGGAAGAATTGAAAGGTCGGGTAACACTTTTCTCCGGACATTCCGGTGTAGGAAAGTCAACCCTTATCAATGCGATACTGCCTGACCAAGAGGTAAAAACCGGTGAAATTTCCATCTATCATAATAAAGGTATGCACACCACCACCTTCTCTGAAATGTTTCCCGTTCCGGGAGACGGATATATTATCGATACACCGGGAATCAAAGGTTTTGGCACATTCGATATGGAAGAGGAAGAGATAGGGCACTATTTCCCAGAGATATTCAAATTCTCTGCAGACTGCCGTTATGGCAACTGCACTCACCGTCAGGAACCAGGCTGCGCCGTACGGGAAGCTGTAAAAGAACATTATATCAGCGAGTCACGCTATAGCTCTTACCTCAACATGCTGGAAGACAAGGAGGAAGGAAAATACAGGGCAGCATATTAA
- the pyrH gene encoding UMP kinase — protein sequence MAKYKRVLLKLSGESLMGEKQYGIDEKRLAEYAAQIKEIHELGVQIGIVIGGGNIFRGLSGANKGFDRVKGDQMGMLATVINSLALSSALVAAGVKTRVLTAVRMEPIGEFYNKWKAIESMEAGEVVIMSAGTGNPFFTTDTGSSLRGIEIEADVMLKGTRVDGIYTADPEKDPTATKFDEITYDEVLKRGLKVMDLTATCMCKENNLPIIVFDMDTVGNLKKVMQGEEIGTLVHN from the coding sequence ATGGCAAAGTATAAAAGAGTTCTGTTAAAGCTCAGTGGTGAGAGCCTGATGGGCGAAAAACAATATGGCATTGACGAAAAGCGCCTTGCCGAATATGCAGCACAAATCAAGGAAATCCATGAGTTGGGCGTCCAGATAGGTATCGTCATTGGTGGTGGTAATATCTTCCGCGGATTGAGTGGCGCAAACAAAGGTTTCGACCGCGTGAAAGGAGATCAGATGGGAATGCTCGCTACGGTAATCAACAGCCTGGCATTAAGCTCTGCCCTGGTAGCTGCCGGTGTAAAGACGCGTGTACTGACAGCCGTACGCATGGAACCTATCGGTGAGTTTTACAATAAATGGAAAGCTATCGAATCTATGGAAGCAGGCGAAGTGGTTATCATGTCTGCCGGAACAGGCAATCCGTTCTTTACTACCGACACAGGCTCTTCCCTACGCGGCATTGAAATTGAAGCCGACGTTATGCTGAAAGGCACACGCGTAGATGGCATCTATACTGCTGATCCGGAGAAGGATCCTACTGCCACTAAATTTGACGAGATCACTTACGATGAAGTTCTGAAACGTGGCCTGAAAGTTATGGACCTCACTGCCACCTGCATGTGTAAAGAAAACAATCTGCCAATCATTGTATTTGACATGGACACAGTAGGCAATTTGAAGAAAGTAATGCAAGGAGAAGAGATCGGAACACTGGTACACAACTAA
- a CDS encoding efflux RND transporter periplasmic adaptor subunit, protein MNKKVKWGIIIFIGAGLIGGGIYSQLPKENKELAAADKVMSTNRNNKRILNVNAKIIKPQLLKDEIKISGSLLPDEEVDLSFETSGKIIEINFEEGSQVKKGQLLAKVNDRPLQAQLQRLVAQLKLAEDRVFRQNALLERDAVSKEAYEQVKTELATLNADIDLIEANIAQTELRAPFDGVIGLRQVSVGTYASPTTIVAKLTKISPLKVEFSVPERYANDVKIGAGVNFGLEGKLETFHAKVYARESRMDQNTHTLTLRALYPNANGYVMPGRYADIRLSKNEIQDALAVPSEAIVPEMGKDKIFLYKSGKAQPVEIQTGIRTEAETQVLQGLQEGDTIIISGTLQLRTGLPVTLDNIY, encoded by the coding sequence ATGAATAAGAAAGTTAAATGGGGCATCATCATTTTTATTGGTGCCGGACTAATAGGCGGGGGTATTTATTCTCAACTCCCTAAGGAGAACAAAGAATTGGCGGCTGCAGACAAAGTGATGAGCACTAACCGCAATAATAAGAGAATACTGAATGTAAATGCAAAGATCATAAAACCTCAACTGCTGAAAGATGAAATAAAAATCAGTGGTAGCTTATTGCCTGATGAAGAGGTAGATCTTTCTTTCGAAACTTCCGGTAAAATTATTGAAATTAATTTCGAGGAGGGAAGCCAGGTAAAAAAAGGACAATTACTGGCTAAAGTAAACGACCGTCCTTTGCAAGCACAGTTGCAACGTCTTGTAGCCCAACTGAAATTAGCAGAAGACCGTGTATTCCGCCAAAATGCTCTGTTGGAAAGAGATGCAGTCAGTAAAGAAGCCTATGAACAGGTAAAAACTGAACTGGCAACCCTGAATGCAGACATAGATCTGATAGAGGCAAACATTGCACAAACCGAGCTTCGTGCACCATTCGACGGTGTGATTGGTTTGCGCCAAGTCAGTGTAGGAACTTATGCCTCTCCTACTACTATTGTAGCCAAACTAACCAAAATATCTCCACTGAAGGTAGAATTCTCCGTCCCCGAACGTTACGCCAACGATGTAAAAATCGGTGCAGGAGTGAATTTCGGACTTGAAGGTAAGCTCGAGACTTTCCACGCAAAAGTTTATGCCCGGGAATCCAGAATGGATCAAAACACCCATACGTTGACTTTACGTGCCCTCTATCCAAATGCCAACGGTTATGTGATGCCGGGACGCTATGCAGACATCCGTTTAAGCAAAAACGAGATTCAGGATGCCCTTGCCGTTCCATCCGAAGCGATTGTTCCGGAGATGGGTAAGGATAAGATATTTCTTTATAAATCGGGGAAAGCCCAGCCTGTAGAAATACAAACCGGCATACGCACGGAAGCCGAGACTCAAGTATTACAAGGTTTGCAGGAAGGGGATACTATTATAATCTCAGGAACCTTGCAACTCCGTACCGGATTACCTGTAACTTTGGATAACATTTATTAA